The following proteins come from a genomic window of Streptococcus pneumoniae:
- a CDS encoding helix-turn-helix domain-containing protein, translated as MSYYDFVKDYMKVDECKNNEKYSSAGHTFCWKKENSTYAEGLYWFYEGGSFIIDIHDFYIKEEVVQNSTYSMSDYVSIYSSYIVSANGEKFNPYQTITANSLCTFDFDNIKDDFVFLLHENCCYLAVSIGFKKELIEKHLASININPESFYSTLLQPNQIILTKALERVAMEILNCKMDAPAADFFFKAKANEWISIVIDTYLNRKKYKIEIDDDKALEDVARFLDDHFATNVNQGTLEKISKMSGTKLKNLFKEKYCQSITEYTQRKRMNVAETLLLNTELPIKEIAESVGYSSASKFSIYYKRYKGKLPSEVRNLACKHHNFKCDYCD; from the coding sequence GTGCAGGTCATACATTTTGTTGGAAAAAAGAGAATTCAACTTATGCAGAAGGCCTATATTGGTTTTATGAAGGAGGCAGCTTCATTATCGATATACATGATTTTTATATCAAAGAGGAAGTAGTTCAAAATAGCACTTATAGTATGTCAGACTATGTTTCAATTTATTCAAGTTACATTGTCAGTGCAAACGGAGAAAAGTTTAATCCGTATCAAACTATTACCGCAAACTCTTTATGTACTTTTGATTTTGATAATATAAAAGATGATTTTGTTTTTTTATTACACGAGAATTGTTGTTATCTTGCTGTTTCCATTGGTTTTAAAAAAGAGCTAATAGAAAAACATTTAGCATCTATTAACATTAATCCAGAATCTTTTTATTCAACCTTGCTTCAACCGAATCAAATAATACTTACAAAGGCCTTAGAAAGAGTGGCAATGGAAATATTAAATTGTAAGATGGACGCTCCTGCCGCTGATTTTTTCTTTAAAGCAAAGGCAAATGAATGGATAAGTATAGTAATTGACACATACTTAAATAGAAAAAAATATAAAATTGAAATTGATGATGATAAAGCACTTGAAGATGTAGCAAGATTCTTAGATGATCATTTTGCAACGAATGTAAATCAAGGCACGCTTGAAAAAATATCTAAAATGAGTGGTACTAAATTAAAAAATTTATTTAAGGAAAAATATTGTCAAAGCATTACAGAGTACACTCAAAGAAAAAGAATGAATGTAGCTGAAACTCTTCTTTTAAACACTGAACTACCTATAAAAGAGATAGCAGAATCTGTTGGATATTCATCTGCCAGCAAATTTTCTATCTATTATAAAAGATACAAGGGAAAACTTCCAAGTGAAGTCCGTAATTTAGCTTGCAAACATCACAATTTTAAATGCGATTATTGTGATTAA
- a CDS encoding DNA-methyltransferase, whose product MTVLKGDNLEILKTIESSSIDLIYMDPPFFTQKTQKLSNNKNIMYSFEDTWTSIEDYKEFLSVRLEECKRVLKNSGSIFVHCDKIANHHIRLILDNIFGADMFQSEIIWNYKRWSNSKKGLLNNHQNIYFYSKSKDFKFNTIFTEYSSTTNIDQILVERKRNGNSKTIYKVDNNGNYILAKEKNGVPLSDVWNIPFLNPKAKERVGYPTQKPILLLEQIIKIATDKNDIVLDPFCGSGTTLVASKILNRNYMGIDLSEEAINITQQRLENVIKTSSNLLNKGIEAYRTKTEEEENILKLLQAKIVQRNKGIDGFLPKHFQKKPIPIKIQKNNECLNESISLLQNAINSKKLDFGVVIKTHSDNLLFDFDTIPENIIVVDHFELTIEKWLSKS is encoded by the coding sequence ATGACAGTATTAAAAGGAGATAACTTAGAAATATTAAAAACTATTGAATCCTCAAGTATTGATTTAATTTATATGGACCCCCCTTTCTTTACACAGAAAACCCAAAAATTATCTAATAACAAAAATATTATGTATTCATTCGAAGATACGTGGACTTCGATTGAGGATTACAAAGAATTTTTGTCTGTAAGATTAGAAGAATGCAAAAGAGTGCTAAAAAATAGTGGCAGTATTTTCGTTCATTGTGATAAAATTGCAAATCATCATATTAGATTAATTTTAGATAATATCTTTGGAGCAGATATGTTTCAAAGCGAAATTATATGGAACTATAAACGGTGGTCTAATTCAAAAAAGGGATTATTGAACAATCATCAAAACATTTACTTTTATTCAAAGTCAAAAGATTTTAAATTTAATACAATTTTTACAGAGTATTCTTCTACTACAAATATCGACCAAATACTAGTAGAACGAAAACGAAATGGAAACTCTAAAACTATATATAAAGTTGATAATAATGGTAACTATATTCTAGCAAAAGAGAAAAATGGAGTTCCCCTTTCAGATGTTTGGAATATACCATTTCTTAATCCAAAAGCTAAAGAAAGAGTAGGTTATCCTACACAAAAACCTATTCTGTTATTAGAACAAATTATAAAGATTGCTACTGATAAAAATGATATAGTTTTAGACCCGTTCTGTGGAAGTGGAACTACTTTAGTAGCCTCCAAGATTTTGAATAGAAATTATATGGGGATTGATTTATCTGAGGAAGCTATCAATATAACTCAGCAACGTCTGGAAAATGTTATAAAAACAAGTTCAAATTTATTGAATAAAGGAATCGAAGCATATAGAACCAAAACTGAGGAAGAGGAAAACATTCTTAAATTATTACAGGCAAAAATTGTTCAAAGAAATAAAGGAATTGATGGTTTTTTACCTAAACATTTTCAAAAAAAACCGATACCTATAAAAATTCAAAAAAATAATGAATGTCTGAATGAGAGTATCTCTTTATTACAGAATGCTATAAACTCCAAAAAACTTGATTTTGGAGTAGTTATAAAAACTCATTCAGATAATTTATTATTTGATTTTGATACGATCCCTGAAAATATAATAGTAGTTGACCATTTTGAACTTACAATCGAAAAATGGTTAAGTAAAAGTTAA